Within the Opitutales bacterium genome, the region CGTAATCATGAACGGCCCATTCTTCCGCATTCGCAATCTTGGACTTTTCCAGCATTGCTTTAACGTAATCAAAGACAGCGTCAGCGCCGTCATTTAACTCTACCCAACACCCATGCAAAATCCCAGCATTATAGCTCGCTAAACATGCAACATAGATTCGGGGTGTAGTAATCATATTGTTCATTTTTATCCTCTCCTAATGGCTAATGGTTATCACAGCAGACGCGAAGCGGCATGCATCGCGCGCGTGAAAACCTGGCCATCGACGAGATCGGGGAGGCAAAGCGCAAGGGAGGGGAATCACCCGGTCTGCACAAA harbors:
- a CDS encoding antirestriction protein ArdA: MNNMITTPRIYVACLASYNAGILHGCWVELNDGADAVFDYVKAMLEKSKIANAEEWAVHDYEGFERVCELFFYLPEQNDAIRRV